In one Rutidosis leptorrhynchoides isolate AG116_Rl617_1_P2 chromosome 8, CSIRO_AGI_Rlap_v1, whole genome shotgun sequence genomic region, the following are encoded:
- the LOC139864691 gene encoding inactive leucine-rich repeat receptor-like protein kinase CORYNE — translation MAINLLSTTTPSCFLQCHGADPPSPDPNRPTTKTTTTPRSKVIILSILFGCLTGLCCALICACLLRCIFTYIKRVPILKGPVVFSPNISPKSLQSALVSTNQTSTLLPDGNYYKTLLDNGLTFAVKKLDHPLFQNEPKNKKRKLQKELEILSSISHRHLMSLRAYVVNDSRFCLVYDYVPTGSLEDAIRKRRDNELQIGWDARLRIAVGIIKGLQYLHFNCTPSVCHYNLKPSNVMLDAEFEPRLTDCGLAKIMHSFNSSSSPYYFAPECFPNFSIYTEKSDIFSFGVILGILLTGRDPSDPLFAEATSGSRGDMGIWFRHLVETGDTREALDKSLLGQEMEEDEMLMAVRIAAVCLSDIPADRPSSDELVPMLTQLHSF, via the exons atggCTATCAATTTGCTCTCTACTACTACTCC CTCTTGCTTCTTGCAATGCCATGGAGCGGACCCTCCATCACCCGACCCGAATAGGCCCACAACAAAAACTACTACAACACCAAGAAGTAAAGTTATCATCTTGAGCATCTTGTTTGGATGCTTAACAGGATTATGTTGTGCACTAATATGTGCTTGTTTACTTAGATGCATCTTTACTTACATCAAAAGAGTACCTATTCTCAAGGGTCCTGTAGTCTTTTCACCAAATATCTCCCCTAAATCTCTACAATCAGCACTTGTATCAACTAATCAAACTTCAACACTACTTCCTGATGGAAACTATTACAAAACTTTACTTGACAATGGGTTGACTTTTGCAGTCAAGAAACTGGACCATCCTCTGTTTCAAAATGAACCCAAAAACAAAAAGAGAAAATTGCAAAAGGAACTTGAGATACTTTCTAGTATAAGTCATAGGCATTTAATGAGTTTAAGAGCTTATGTTGTTAATGATAGTAGGTTTTGTTTGGTTTATGATTATGTTCCAACTGGTAGTCTTGAAGATGCTATTAGAAAAAGGAGGGATAATGAACTGCAAATCGGGTGGGACGCAAGGTTGCGAATTGCGGTTGGGATAATTAAAGGACTTCAGTATCTTCATTTCAATTGTACACCTTCAGTTTGTCATTATAATTTGAAGCCTTCTAATGTGATGTTAGATGCTGAGTTTGAACCCAGGTTGACTGATTGTGGGTTGGCTAAGATTATGCACAGTTTTAATTCATCATCATCACCCTATTACTTTGCTCCTGAATGTTTCCCTAATTTCAG TATATACACGGAAAAGAGTGACATATTCAGCTTTGGGGTAATACTGGGGATCCTGTTAACGGGACGAGATCCAAGCGACCCGTTATTTGCGGAAGCAACAAGTGGAAGCAGGGGCGATATGGGAATTTGGTTTAGACATCTTGTGGAAACAGGAGACACTCGAGAAGCGCTCGATAAGAGTCTATTGGGACAAGAAATGGAGGAAGATGAGATGCTGATGGCTGTCAGAATTGCTGCTGTTTGTTTGTCTGACATCCCTGCTGATCGACCTTCGAGTGATGAACTTGTTCCTATGCTGACTCAGCTCCATAGCTTTTGA
- the LOC139862712 gene encoding ADP-ribosylation factor GTPase-activating protein AGD3: protein MHFAKLDDSPMFRKQMQSLEESAELLRERSLKFYKGCRKYTEGLGEGYDGDIAFASTLETFGGGHNDPISVAFGGPVMTKFTIALREIGTYKEVLRSQVEHILNDRLLQFVNIDLHDVKEARKRFDKASLLYDQAREKFLSLKKGTKSDIATIVEEELHNARATFEQARFNLVTALSNVEAKKRFEFLEAVSGTMDAHLRYFKQGYELLHQMEPYINQVLTYAQQSRERSNYEQAALNERMQEYKRQIDRESRWSSNGSNGSPNGDGIQAIGRSSHKMIEAVMQSASKGKVQTIRQGYLSKRSSNLRGDWKRRFFVLDSRGMLYYYRKQSSKPSGSGTQISAQRNSSELGHGLLSRWLSSHHHHHHHHGGGGVHDEKSVAHHTVNLLTSTIKVDADQSDLRFCFRIISPTKNYTLQAESTLDQMDWIEKITGVIASLLSSQVPERCLSGSPMGSSHHRSASDSSSFESSDYDHHTAIEEYSSERLTYPNPGRLSRNSHQLQPGPKPIDVLRRVCGNDKCADCGASDPDWACLNLGVLVCIECSGVHRNLGVHISKVRSLTLDVKVWEPSVITLFQSLGNVFANSVWEELLQSKGAYKTELVPTGFCKSDKPQLIYFCKPSHSDSIPVKEKFIHAKYASKVFVRKPKDRNFVAQHIWEAVAANDKKSVYRLIVNFEADVNHVYEKRGSFNSSLTLAKAMLLQDPGPTTSNDHNTNLTRELSLNSPISAAGPSEGHRRSLDDAFDGCTILHLACETADIGMIELLLQYGATINVFDSRGQTPLHRCILRGNSACAKLLLTRGADPHAVNGDGKTALELAVELNCRDNEMLNLLSDSNG from the exons ATGCATTTCGCAAAGCTAGATGACTCTCCTATGTTCCGAAAACAG ATGCAGTCTTTAGAGGAAAGCGCCGAACTGCTAAGGGAAAGAAGCTTAAAATTCTACAAAGGATGTAGAAAATATAC TGAAGGGCTTGGCGAAGGATACGATGGCGACATTGCTTTTGCAAGTACCCTTGAAACTTTTGGCGGAGGGCATAATGATCCGATTAGTGTCGCTTTTGGAG GTCCTGTTATGACAAAATTTACAATTGCATTACGAGAGATTGGTACATACAAGGAAGTCCTTCGATCTCAG GTTGAACATATACTGAATGACCGATTATTGCAGTTTGTCAACATAGATTTGCATGACGTCAAG GAGGCACGCAAGCGGTTTGATAAGGCTAGTCTTCTATATGACCAG GCTCGAGAGAAGTTTTTATCCTTAAAGAAAGGCACCAAAAGTGATATAGCTACAATTGTGGAGGAG GAGCTTCATAATGCAAGGGCTACTTTTGAGCAAGCTCGATTTAATCTG GTTACCGCGCTTTCTAATGTTGAAGCAAAAAAGAGATTTGAGTTTCTGGAAGCAGTTAGTGGTACGATGGATGCTCATCTTCGTTACTTTAAACAG GGATATGAACTTTTGCATCAGATGGAGCCATATATAAATCag GTTTTGACATATGCTCAACAGTCTCGGGAAAGATCAAATTATGAGCAAGCAGCCCTTAACGAAAGAATGCAAGAATATAAACGACAGATTGACCGCGAAAGCCGATGGTCTTCAAATGGTTCAAATGGATCTCCAAATGGAGATGGCATTCAAGCGATTGGTAGAAGTTCTCATAAAATGATAGAAGCCGTCATGCAATCTGCTTCAAAGGGAAAG GTTCAAACAATTCGGCAAGGATATCTTTCGAAACGCTCCTCAAATTTAAGGGGTGATTGGAAAAGGAGGTTTTTTGTTCTTGATAGCCGAGGAATGTTGTACTACTATCGGAAACAAAGTAGCAAACCATCT GGGTCCGGCACTCAAATATCGGCTCAAAGGAATAGTTCCGAACTTGGTCACGGGCTGCTCAGTCGTTGGCTTTCatctcatcaccatcatcatcatcatcatggtggAGGTGGAGTACATGATGAGAAATCGGTTGCTCATCACACCGTTAATCTCTTGACATCAACTATAAAAGTTGACGCTGACCAATCTGACCTCAGATTTTGCTTTAGGATTATTTCACCGACAAAAAACTATACTTTACAG GCGGAAAGCACCCTTGATCAAATGGACTGGATAGAAAAGATAACCGGAGTTATTGCTTCATTGCTAAGTTCTCAGGTTCCTGAGAGG TGTCTGTCCGGTAGTCCTATGGGAAGTAGCCATCATCGATCTGCGAGTGATAGTAGTTCATTTGAAAGTTCTGATTACGATCATCACACAGCTATTGAGGAGTACTCATCTGAGCGGCTTACGTACCCGAATCCTGGTCGACTATCAAGAAATTCACATCAGCTGCAACCTGGTCCGAAACCGATAGACGTGTTACGAAGAGTTTGCGGAAACGATAAGTGTGCTGATTGTGGTGCCTCTGACCCTGATTGGGCTTGCTTAAATCTAGGAGTTCTTGTTTGCATTGAGTGTTCTGGTGTGCACCGTAACCTTGGTGTCCACATTTCAAAG GTACGGTCGTTAACGCTTGATGTTAAAGTGTGGGAGCCATCTGTAATAACTTTGTTTCAGTCGTTGGGTAACGTGTTCGCTAATTCAGTTTGGGAGGAACTATTGCAGTCAAAAGGTGCCTATAAGACCGAACTTGTTCCAACAGG GTTTTGCAAGTCTGATAAGCCCCAACTCATTTATTTCTGCAAACCGAGTCATTCCGATTCCATACCCGTGAAGGAGAAGTTCattcacgcaaag TATGCTTCAAAAGTTTTTGTTCGAAAACCGAAGGATCGTAATTTTGTGGCGCAACATATATGGGAGGCTGTTGCTGCTAACGACAAGAAATCAGTATACCGTTTGATAGTCAACTTTGAAGCAGACGTGAATCACGTTTACGAAAAGCGAGGCTCTTTTAACTCGTCTCTAACTCTTGCTAAAGCAATGCTGTTGCAAGATCCGGGACCCACAACGTCTAATGATCATAATACCAACTTGACGAGAGAATTGTCGTTAAACTCTCCGATTTCAGCAGCGGGCCCTAGTGAAGGACATAGACGTAGTTTAGACGATGCATTTGATGGGTGTACGATCCTTCATCTTGCTTGTGAAACCGCAGATATTGGAATGATCGAACTTCTTTTACAATACGGTGCTACGATTAACGTTTTCGATTCCCGAGGCCAGACACCGCTACATCGTTGCATCCTTAGAGGCAACTCTGCATGCGCAAAGCTGCTGCTTACAAG AGGGGCTGACCCACATGCGGTAAATGGTGATGGTAAAACGGCGTTGGAACTTGCAGTTGAATTAAATTGTAGGGACAATGAGATGCTGAATCTGTTATCTGACTCGAATGGCTAA